The DNA window GTCATGTAAACCTGCTTCAAGACTGTCAGGTTGGCAGTACCCGTGCTCCATTCCGAACTCAAAGCTGCTGGGTCAGCAGTACCGATGCCGGCGCTGGGATTGAAGCGCCCGGAAACGCAAGACAAACTGGGACCAAAGGACGGTGAAACCCAGAACCTCCGCTCCCATACTACATTATAGTCCCTTCTTTGTCTCAATCCACGGGCACAACGCGCAGCCAAACAGCCGCCGGCTCTGATCGGCACCGCCGGTCTCAGCCAGATATTACCCAATCCAGCCTTGTATCATTTCATCGGCCGGGAGCCAAGATTTTTTCTCGAAAATAACCCGAAGAACCCTTTTTTCGATAGAATATGCCAATGCCAACTGCCCCCGTAAAGCCCGCGATCTCTCTCGAGACTCTAAACCAGGTAGATATCCGCGTCGGGAAAATCGAGGCGGTGGAGGACGTGCCCGGTTCCACAAGGCTGGTGCAATTGCGCGTCAGCTTTGCCGACCACACCCGGACGATTGTCGCCGCTCTCAAACAGGAACGCGCGCACCCCAAGGAGATCGAAGGCAAGCAAGCCCTGTTTGTCGTGAACCTGGAACCAAAAAAGATACATGGCGTCGTTTCTGAAGGGATGCTGTTCGACATCGGCTACGCGGACGGGATCCGCCCCGTTCTGGCGATTCCGGAAGCACCGGTTCCCGACGGCACCCGCGCGGGCTAGTTGCCACGGCGTAGATATTGACCGTGCCGTTGGGAACTCACTAACGCGTCTGGGCCGGCACCTTGCGGGTGGTTTGCTGCACACCGGCGGTCTTTTCCAGGTCCTTGAGGCGGGAGCGTACCTTATCCGCTATGGCTGACTGCGGAGCATATTGAAGGTAGTTGCGCAATTGATCCGCCTCGCCTGCAGAATCCTTCCTCTGATTGAAAACACCCGCCATGATCAGGAATGCCTCCGGGAACCGGTGCAGCGTATCCAGACGCTCCAGCTTGCGAGCACTTCCCTCTGCCGCATCCAGCCTGCTCAGGGTATAGTTGGCCAGTGAGTTCAGGTAATATCCTTCCGGGAAATCGACCGGATCGAGTTCCAGAGCGCGCTCCGTCAAATCCGCGGTTTCCTGCCATTTTGCTTCTGTGGCAGCCAGCTGTGCCAGCTCGATGATTGGATTCACGTAGTTTTTGTCGGCTGCTAATGCCTTTGAGAAAGCAGTGCGCGCTTCCTCGACGCGATGAGATTGTTCATAAACCCGCCCCAGCTCGTACCAGGCAGTCGCGTAGCCAGGATACACTTTAAGCGCAGCCTCAACGTCCTTTTCAGTTTCATCGAAGTTCTTCTTTTGAAATGCCTTCTCCGCTTTCTCGAGCGCCTTTTTCGCTTCCTTGGGCGCCGCCAGATTGGTAGCGCTTATGGTAGTACCCGGAACCCTCTCCGCCGGGTAAAGTACGATGGTTCCCACATCCAGCATGCCCATCGTCTGATTCACTGCCAGGAGCACATGACTGGAGCGATAGCCGCCGAGCCGAGCACGCAGCTCACAACCGGCGAGCCACGAAGCCGGAGTCCAGCCCGAACTGGAAAACGGCCCGGAAGGCGATGCAACCGGATCCCAGGGTGTGCCCGGGCCGCTCTCGCTGGCGTCCGGCAAGACACGGTTGTCGACGCCAACCTGGAATCCGAAACTCCCATTCGGACTTACATGCGCCTCCCTGGTCGTCCTGCCGCCGCAGTCGCGCTCGATGACCACCCCCATCGGAGGAGGACTTCCGTCGTCCAGCACGACAGACCCGGAAATGAAGAGTAATGGCTCCCGCTGGAATTGTGATTGGCTGTCAGGATTCTTATCCGAACCGATCCTGCCGCTCCCGTTGCCTGTGTTGTTGCTGCCGTTGTTGTTCGTAGTACCTCTTCCCGTCTGACCGCCATGCTGTGCCGGCGCAAACGGAACGAGAATGGACACCGTCAAGCTCAGTGCGACGGTGCGCAGAAATACTCTGAATCTCATCGGAATTCTCCCATGCATTGGGCGAGATCGGCCGGTTGCCGGCCTGAAGCTGTTGATTGACGAGCCGTGTAAGCTGGCAAAATGTCAATGAGTTGCCCAATGCCCTACACCCTTTCCCCAACTAAGATAATTCTGCGCCTGCCCAGAGTCCTCGGCAAGCTGAGTCTCCGGCGCCGCGATCTCGAGATCCGGCGACGAGCTATCATGTGCGGGAATTCACGGCATTCCCGAAACGATGATCGCCGCCGGCGAAAGCAGCAATTGCGCAGCAACTTCCGTTCAAGAATGAAACCGCCCCCGAATGCGGATGAGCCTCGCGCGGCTTGACTTCGATTGAGGGCCGGCGATAGCATGCGGCGCATGACAAACCCGCTAACCCGTCGTGATGCGTTGAAGCAGCTTGGCACAGCCGGCGCCGGCATGATCCTGGGGCGCAGCATCATCCGCGGCCAAGCCACAGATATTGTAGTCGCAGGCAAACCGGTGGAGATTGTGGTTTCCTCGCTCAGCCCTGCAACGGTTCGCCTCAGCGTGCTGCCACTCGAAACCGGGCGTGCGGCCCCTGTTCCGATGGACGGCGCCGTCGTGCCTGAGGGTGAGGGGCGCGCCATCGTGCGCTGTCGTGCTCGCGAGCGCTTCGACGCCGTGCGTACCGGCAACCTCGTGGTGAAGTTCACGCCTGAGCCGCCGACGCTTCGGGTTGAGACCCGCACGGGCCAGCCCGTGCAGCGGCTGACGCTGGACGCGAAGACCGCGGGGATGTCGTTTCTTTTGAGCAAAGGGCCGCTTCTCGGGCTCGGGCAGGGCGGGCCGCAATTCGATCGCAAAGGTACCACGGACCGGATGCGAAGCGGGCAGGGCGGGTATCAGCTCGGCACGCACGGCGGCCGCGTGCCGATCCAGTGGCTGGTGGGCACGGACGGCTGGGGCATGTTCATCCATCACCCCCTGGGCACGTTCGACTTCACCGGCGCGGAAGGGAGGTTCGCAGCGCCGGACGAGGGTCTGCCCCTCGACGTGTTCGTTGTCTCCTCCTTAAATCCGGCGGAAATCATGCGGGAGTACGCGCGCATAACCGGGTACGCCGAGTTGCCGGCGCTCTGGACGATCGGCTACATGCAGTCGCACCGAACGCTGGCGGGCCCGGAGGAGGTCCTGGGCGTCGCCCGAACGATGCGCGAGAAGAGACTTCCTTGTGATGCATTGATCTACCTGGGTACTGAGTTCACGCCGTCCGGGTGGAATACGCGCAACGGCGAGTTCACATGGCACGGCGGCAACTTCCCCGAGCCGAAAGGCATGATCGACACGCTGCACTCGCAGCACTTCAAGGTGGTTTTGCACATCGTCATTGAAGGTAGGCTCCTGACCGGAACGGTGCAGGAACTGTGCGATCCGAAAAACGCCGTTCCCAGCGGTCGGTCGCCGGACAACCGTTGGCCCGACAACCGCAACGTGCCGTGCTACTGGCCGTACCACAAACCGCTCTACGACATCGGCGTAGACGGCTGGTGGCCTGACCAGGGGGATGGCTATGACGCACCGTCCCGTTTGAATCGCAACCGGATGTATTGGGAAGGGTCGCAGCTCTGGCGGCCGAACGAGCGGCCCTTCGCTCTGCATCGCAACGGCTATGCCGGCATGCAGCGTTACGCGGCGTTTCTCTGGTCGGGAGACGTGCAGTCGCGCTGGGAAACACTGCGCACGCACGTGCCGGTTGCGGTCAACACCGGTCTTTCGGGAATTCCCTACTGGGGCACCGACATCGGCGGATTCATACCGACGCAGGAATATACAGGCGAACTTCACGTGCGCTGGTTCCAGTTCGGTGCGTTCTGCACGTGCTTCCGCGCACACGGCCGGCACTGGCACTTGCGCCTCCCCTGGGGCTGGAACGGCGGCGACGGCGGCCCGATGGAGACCACGACCTTTAAGCCGGATCCCGTCGAACTGAAAAATCCTCAGGTAGAGCCGATTCTAAAAAAGTACCTCGAACTGCGATATCGCATGCTGCCGTACACCTACACAGCGGTGCGGGAATGTTGCGACACGGGCCTGCCGATCATGCGCGCTCTTTGGCTGCACTATCCCGACGACCCGGCGGCAGTCGCGCGCGGCGACCAGTACTTGTGGGGACGTGACGTGCTCGTGTCGCCGGTCGTCGAGAAAGGCGCCTCGAACCGGCGTCTTTACCTGCCGCGCGGGACCTGGTTCGATTTCTGGACCGAAGAGCGCGTCGTCGGCGGCCGCGAAATCGAGCGCAAGGTCGATCTCGAAACCATGCCGCTGCACATACGAGCGGGCTCCATCCTGCCACTGGGTCCCGTCAAACAGTACGCAGACGAACACGTCGACGCTCCTTTGACGCTCGTCGTCTATCCGGGCGCCGATGGTGCATCCACCCTCTATGAGGACGATGGCAGGACCTTTGAATATCGGAAGGGAGCGTGGATGCGGATCGAAATGGGTTGGCGGAATGTGGAGCGCCGCCTGACGCTGCGCCTGGCGCGGGGCTCGCGCATGCTGCCCCCGGCCTGGAGAACGATCGAAGTGCGCCTCGCGGGCGAGCGGGCGACACGAACCCTCATCTTCGACGGGCGCCCGGTGGAAGTGCGCATGTGATTGCTTACCGAGGCGCATGACGGACTGCTCAGAAGCCGGTTGGATCCAAATGCGTGTTGCCTCGCTGCGGATCGCCTGTATTAGGACAACCATTCCAGCTCACAGCGGCGGGCTCTATAAGGTCACCCCAACGAAGGGACCACCGGCAGGGCGGATCTGAAGTGAATCCGGATGATTTCCAGCTCGGCGGATGGTATTCTGCTGCGACCACGTGAAAGCGCGTTAGGTTTTCCTGAAATGCACTGTGAGAAATTACCGTCTTTTCCGAACATGAATGCCTGCAATGGACTGTCTTCTCTTTGAGGCCGGATCTCGTGCCTGTGGAATAGCCTGCCGGAGGACGATCATCTCCGGAACTGGAGGGGAAATTCCCCGCAGTCTTATGTCACGAGATTTGAAATCACGGTCAATTTATTACTCTGGAGGTTTCTTATGAAGCGGATGCGCACTTCCGCCATTCTGGTTTTGTTGGTGGTTTGCGTCGTGTTGGCGCCGGTTGCGGCCCAGAACGGCGCCAAGCGCCCGATGGAACTCGACGATATTCTTGCCTTTCGCAGCATCGGTCTGAACACGTTGTCACCGGATGGGCAGTGGCTGGCCTGTCGAATGTCGCCGCTCCAGGGAGACAGCGAGGTCATTGTCCGCAGTACGACCGGCGACAAGGAAATGAAGTTCCCGGTCGGCGAAGGTGCCGGCGGCTTGATGGCGTTCTCGGATGACTCAGCCTGGATCGCCATTGGAACTGCGCCGACCCGCAAGGAAGCCCAGGCGGCGCAAAAGGCGCGGCGTCCGGTCCAGAACGGTGTGACGCTCGTCAACCTTGCGAGCGGCGAGAAGACAAACATCGCCAAGATCCGGCGTTTCGCGTTCAACGGCGAGATGGGCGGCTGGATTGCGCTACATCGCTATGGGCCGGATGCCGCGGCCGGCGGCCGGAGGCGGGCGGGGCGGCGGTGTGGGCGCCGCTGCAGACGCACCGCGCGACACGCGGCCGCGGGGCACCGATCTTGTGCTGCGCGAACTCGCGACCGGCACCGAGCTCAACATCGGCAATGTGTCTGAGTTTGCATTCAACAGGAGCGGCAAGCAGCTCGCCATCGTGATCGACGCGGCCGATCAGGCCGGCAACGGCGTCGAGATTCGCGAGATGGCGACGGGCGTCATCACTCCGCTCGAGACCGACAAAGCGTTCTACGAGCGCATGACGTGGACGGAGGAGGGCGATGCGCTGTCAGTCCTGAAGGGACACGACGACCGTGCCTGGAAGGAGCGGCTTTACGCCGTGGTGGGATTCTCCGGCTTCGGCTCCGGTGCGCCGAAGAAGGTGTCCTACGATCCTGCCAAAGACAAGTCGTTCCCCGCCAACATGTCGATCAGCGGCAACCGCGCGCCGCAATGGACGGAAAGTCGCGACGCAATCCTCTTCGGCATCACGGCGCTCAACAAGGTCGAGCGCAGGGGCGGTGGCGGCCCCGAGGAGACTGCTCCGGGCGACACTCCGCCGCAGACGCCTCCTGCCGCCAGCCAGGATACCACCGAACGGCCGGACCTGATGATATGGCACTACAAGGATCCGCGCCTGCAGTCGCAGCAGCAGGTGCAGGAGAACAACGACAAGCAGTTCAGCTATCTGTCGATCTTTCGCGTGGCCGAGAACAAATTCATCCGTCTCGCCGATGACGAAGTGCGTTCGGTGACTCCCGCGCCGAAGGACAAGTGGGCGATCGGCAGTGATGTCCGGGCCTACGAACTCGAGGGCAACCTCAGCGGCCGGAACTTCCGCGACGTCTACGCGATCGACATGACCACCGGCGAGCGCAAACCGATCAAAAAGCAGGTGCGCTGGGGATACAGCCCCTCGCAGGACGGCACGAAGTGGTTTTATTACGAGAACCGCAACTTCTTCGTGTATGACCTCGCCGGTGGAACCGTTCGCAACATTACGGCGGGGCTGCCCACCTCGTTCGTCGACGTCGACGACGATCACAACGTTGTCGACCCGCCCTTGAGTCCGATGGGCTGGACGTCTGACAGCGCCTTCCTGATCCTGTCGGACGACTGGGACCTCTGGAAGGTGCCCGTCGCTGCCGGTGTGCCGGCGGTAAACCTCACCGTCAACGGCAAGAAGGACAGCATTCGCTACCGCAGTCGCGTGCGCGTGGATCCGGATGAAAAGGGCATCGATCTCTCGAAGCCCCAGTACTTCAGTGCCATAGCGGAGTGGACCAAGAAACAGGGCTATGGCCTGCTGACGCCGGGCAAGCTCGGCGTGAAGATGCTCACCTGGGACGACGCCGCGTTCGGCCGGCTGGCAAAGGCGAAGAAGGCGGACGTCTGGATCTACAGTCGCGAAACCACCCAGAACTCGCCGGAGATTTACGTAACCAATGCGGCCCTTGAGAACGGCCGCAAGCTTGCCAGCATGCAGGCTGAAGTCGAACCGTTCCTCTGGACGAGCGGGTCCATGCTCATCGATTTCAAGAATGACAAAGGCGAGCGCCTGCAGGCATCACTTTCCCTGCCGGCCGGCTACGAGAAAGGCAAACAGTATCCGACGATCGTTTACATCTACGAGCGGCTCACGCAGGGGCACAACAACTTCCCGCGGCCGTCCATCCCCGGATCCGGCTTCAACCTCGCGTATTACACAAGCAACGGCTACGCGGTGTTGCAGCCCGACATCAAGTACTACGTGAATGATCCGGGCATGTCGGCAGTGTGGGCGATCGTGCCGGCAGTGAAGGCCGCGATTGCGACGGGCGCCGTCGATCCGAAGCACATCGGGTTGCACGGCCACTCGTGGGGCGGCTACCAGACAGCGTTTACCATCACGCAGACGGACATTTTCGCGGCCGCGGTGGCCGGCGCGCCCCTGACCGATATGATCAGCATGTACAGCCTGATCTATAAAAATACCGGCGGCACGAACGGGGCGATTTTCGAGAGCAGCCAGGGCCGCTTCACGGGCGGACCGTGGGATCTTTGGGAAGCCTATTCGCGCAACTCACCCGTCCACTGGGCCAAGAACGTGAAAACGCCGCTCATCATCCTGGCCAATGACAAAGACGGCGCCGTCGACTTCACGCAGGGGATCGAGTACTACGACACGCTGCGCCGGATGGGCAAGCCGGTGGTGCTGCTCGAGTATCCGGGTGAGAATCATGGGCTGGCCAAGATGCCCAACCAGCAGGACTACATGATCCGCATGAAGGAGTTCTTCGATCACTACCTGATGAACAAGCCTTCTCCCGACTGGCTCGAAAACGGCGTGCCTTTGCTCAAGATGCAGGACCACATCAGCCAGCGGCTGAAGCAGCGCGAGGACCAGAAGAAAAAAATTGAGCCGGCCACGAACGCGACCAAAAAGGTTGGAGGGGGAGATCGCTGACGGGGCAAGACTGGAACTCAGAACTGATACGCAGCAAGCCAGCGGCATCGTCTGCAGCGGGCCCGCCGGTTTTATGGCCTGACCTCCTTGATTGCGGGAACGTGAGATCTCGACTCCGCGTCCGGGATTACGTCGACTTGGAATGGCTCTCTGATGAGCACTCCGATTAACTGCTGTTCCGCACCCGCTGACAAGATTGCCCTCTTTCGCTCTCTTTTCCGCGGCCGGGAAGATGTCTACCCCCGCCGTTTCGAGAGCCGGCAGACCGGCAGGTCCGGCTACCAGCCGGCCTGCGCCAACGAGTGGATTCATGGCTTGTGCGAGAAGCGGAGGGTGAAGTGCGCCGAGTGCCTGAATCGCCGCTTTCTTCCGGTCACGGACGAGGTGATCCGGTGGCATCTTAGCGGCTGTGATGACACAGGACGCGAATTTGTCGCAGGCGTCTACCCGATGCTGCGGGACGAAACCTGCTATTTCCTGGCAGCGGATTTCGACAAGGAATGCTGGCGCGAGGATGCCGAAACGTTTCTGCAGACATGCCGCCGGCTGAAATTGCCGGCCGCGCTGGAGCGGTCACGTTCCGGCAATGGCGGGCATGTCTGGCTGTTTTTCGATGAGGCCCTGCCGGCCGGTCTGGCGCGGAAGCTGGGATCGTACGTTCTGACCGAGACGATGGAACGACGGCCGGATCTGGGGCTGGACTCCTACGATCGGTTCTTTCCCAATCAGGATACTCTCCCTCATGGCGGGTTCGGCAATTTGATCGCTCTGCCTCTTCAAAAGCAGCCACGGAACCGTGAAAACAGCGTCTTCCTGGATGAGGGTTTTGCGCCCCATCCCGACCAATGGATGTATCTCGCCACAATTACGAAGATCAGACGGGTTCAGGTTGAGGACCTGGTACGGGATGCCGAGAGCAGGCGGCAAGTCGTCGGGGTGCGTCTCGTGCCGGCAGAAGAGGATGATGTTCTGCCGTGGACGGCACCGCCCGCGCGCCGCCAAAGAGAACCTCCGATCGCCGGACCCTTACCTGAACACCTCGAACTGGTTCTTGGAAATCAGATCTACATCACCAAGGACGCGTTGCCTCCCGGGCTGCGCAATCGATTGCTCCGGCTGGCGGCTTTCCAAAATCCGGAGTTCTACAAAGCGCAGGCGATGCGTCTGCCGACATACGGTCGGCCACGCATCATCGCCTGCGCCGAGGATGGCCCGCATCACATCGGCTTGCCGCGCGGCACCTGGGAGGACGTGGGAAGGCTGCTATCTGATCTGAAGATCCGGGCTGTGATTCGCGACGAACGCAACGGCGGCAAACCTCTGGGTGTTTCCTTTCTGGGCGTCCTGCATCCCGAGCAAAAGGCTGCAGCCGATGCAATGGCAGCTCACGACATGGGAGTTCTTTCCGCCGCGACGGCCTTCGGAAAAACTGTTGTGGCTGCGTGGCTGATTGCGCAACGCGGCGTCAATACGCTGGTTCTCGTCCACCGCAGACAGCTGCTGGAACAGTGGGTGGAGCGATTGGCGATGTTTCTGGGGCTGCCCATGAAAGCCATCGGCCGAATCGGCGGCGGACGCAACAGGCCGACCGGCCTCCTGGACGTGGCGATCATGCAGAGCCTGGTTCACAAGGGCGTAGCGGATGCTCGGCTGGCTGAATATGGCCATGTCATAGTGGATGAGTGCCACCACGTGTCGGCGCTGAGCTTTGAGCAGGTCGTACGGCAGGCGCGGGCGAAATATGTCACGGGCCTGTCCGCCACGGTCGTGCGCAAAGACGGCCATCACCCGATTGTTTACATGCAGTGCGGGCCCGTCCGGTATCGCGTCGATGCGAAAAAGCAGGCCCTCACGCGGCCCTTCGCACATGTGGTATATATCCGTCCCACGGCGTTTCATTCGCATCACGCAGCCAGCCTCGAGCTGCCAAGTCAGTTCCACGAGCTCTATGCCGAACTGATCGCTGATGGGACCCGCAACCGACTCATCTGCGAGGATGTCATCCAGGCCGCGCGCGACGGGCGGTCGCCTCTGGTGTTGACGGAACGTACCGGCCACCTGGACGATCTGGAAGAGCGGCTGTCTGCCGAGATTCGCCATCTTGTCGTGCTTCGGGGCGGCATGGGCAGGAAAGAACTGGGCCGCTGTCTGGCTCGGCTGGCCGCCATTCCTGAAGGTGAAGAACGGGTCTTGCTGGCAACCGGGAGATTCATTGGAGAGGGTTTTGACGACGCGCGGCTGGACACATTGTTCCTGGCCTTGCCGGTATCGTGGCGGGGGACGATTGCGCAGTACGCCGGGAGGCTGCACCGTCTGCATTATGGCAAGCGTGAGGTCCGCGTCTACGATTATGCCGACCTGAACGTGCCCATGCTGGCACGGATGTTCGACCGGCGCTGCAAAGGCTACGAGTCCATTGGATACGCGCTTCGACTGCCCGCCAGTGCCGTGCCTGGCTGGCCCGTCGAAGTTCCGCTGCCCGTCGATCCTGAATGGAAAAGGGACTATGCCGCCAGTGTCCGACGGCTCATACGGGATGGCGTGGACGCGCCGCTGGCGTCCCTCTTCCATCACGCGGCGCTCCCCATTCCCCCTGATGCCGAGGGTGCCGGTCGCGCCCGCAGTGCAACTGAGGCTTTTCTCTATCGCCGGCTGCAGACGCTGCCGGAAACCGCGGGGCGGTTCCTCTTAAACGCTGCCTTGCCCATTCCCTTCAGCGGCTCAGGCCACATGGAGGTGGATTTGCTCTGCCCTGACCTGCGCCTGGCCCTGGAACTGGATGGCGATCAGCATTTGGACGATCCTGAAGCTTATCGCCGCGATCGCCGCAAGGACGCGTTGCTGCAGGAAAACGGATATTTTGTCTTGCGATTCCTGGCTGAGGATGTCGGCAAACGTCTCGACGATGTTCTCGATGCCATTCTGCGGTTGTTGACGCATCAGCAGCGAAAGCAAGCCCACTGATCGGATGAACCATAAGAGTGCGGAGGATGCGCTCGCGTCGGCGACTACAGGCTGCCGGCAGGGTCGGAAACCGCAGACGCGCGCGGGTTGTTATCCGCGAGCATCTGCGGTTGTGAGGATCGAGGATCTGGTAATTATCTCTGATCCAGCTTTCGCCCGGCGTTCAGGCTGTCGAAGTTCAGGATCGTGTTGAAGACCATGAAATAGCTGCCGATCGTTTCGCCGCGATAGATTGGGTTGTTCGCGAACAGCACAACATGGCCCTGACCCACCGGCACATCGACGACCACCGGCCGCTGCGCGACATCTGTGCCGCCGTCCAGCAGTCCCGAGACGAGCAGGGTACTCTGGGCGTCGAAGCGCAGTGCCACGCGCGGGCGGAATTCCGGCGGGATGATGTTCGGCGGATTGTTCTTCAACTGCTCTTCCGTCGGCAAGGCGTATTGCCAGGGCTGCGTCGGCGGCCGCTCGGGCACCGGTTTCAGGTTCGTCCCCTCCAGCAGCGGCCGGCCCTGAACCACATCCTGATCATCCTGCGTGCCGCGTCCGGTCGGCCGTCCCCCGCCGCCCCCGCCGCCCCGTCCGCCGCCGGGAGCCGCTGCCGCCGGAGGTGCGCCGCCCCCTCCGCCGCGTCCGCCGCCACCCGCGGTGGCGCTGACGCTGAAGGCCGCGCCGTTGCCGCTGTACATCGCAAGGTTTTCCGGCACCCCGTACACGATCGGGCTCGTGTCATCGACGAGCTTCGTGCGCAGAAGCGAACCCACCACGCGCGTCGTCGAGCCGGGGCTGACCGTGCTGACACCGTAAGTGAAGTTGTTGTTGATGGCAAAGTCGGCACTGCTGTTCGAGCCGATGTAGACGCCGCCTTTGACAACGAATTCACGGAGATGCATGAGCCCTTCCAGGCCCATGCCGATCCGTGTGTCGTCCGTCTGCGCCCAGGTGCCGATGTTCGGCATCTCAGGCGAGTTCCTCCACGGGATCGGGTTCTTCCACAAGGGAGTCCCC is part of the Terriglobia bacterium genome and encodes:
- a CDS encoding DUF5110 domain-containing protein, which translates into the protein MTNPLTRRDALKQLGTAGAGMILGRSIIRGQATDIVVAGKPVEIVVSSLSPATVRLSVLPLETGRAAPVPMDGAVVPEGEGRAIVRCRARERFDAVRTGNLVVKFTPEPPTLRVETRTGQPVQRLTLDAKTAGMSFLLSKGPLLGLGQGGPQFDRKGTTDRMRSGQGGYQLGTHGGRVPIQWLVGTDGWGMFIHHPLGTFDFTGAEGRFAAPDEGLPLDVFVVSSLNPAEIMREYARITGYAELPALWTIGYMQSHRTLAGPEEVLGVARTMREKRLPCDALIYLGTEFTPSGWNTRNGEFTWHGGNFPEPKGMIDTLHSQHFKVVLHIVIEGRLLTGTVQELCDPKNAVPSGRSPDNRWPDNRNVPCYWPYHKPLYDIGVDGWWPDQGDGYDAPSRLNRNRMYWEGSQLWRPNERPFALHRNGYAGMQRYAAFLWSGDVQSRWETLRTHVPVAVNTGLSGIPYWGTDIGGFIPTQEYTGELHVRWFQFGAFCTCFRAHGRHWHLRLPWGWNGGDGGPMETTTFKPDPVELKNPQVEPILKKYLELRYRMLPYTYTAVRECCDTGLPIMRALWLHYPDDPAAVARGDQYLWGRDVLVSPVVEKGASNRRLYLPRGTWFDFWTEERVVGGREIERKVDLETMPLHIRAGSILPLGPVKQYADEHVDAPLTLVVYPGADGASTLYEDDGRTFEYRKGAWMRIEMGWRNVERRLTLRLARGSRMLPPAWRTIEVRLAGERATRTLIFDGRPVEVRM
- a CDS encoding DEAD/DEAH box helicase family protein, producing MSTPINCCSAPADKIALFRSLFRGREDVYPRRFESRQTGRSGYQPACANEWIHGLCEKRRVKCAECLNRRFLPVTDEVIRWHLSGCDDTGREFVAGVYPMLRDETCYFLAADFDKECWREDAETFLQTCRRLKLPAALERSRSGNGGHVWLFFDEALPAGLARKLGSYVLTETMERRPDLGLDSYDRFFPNQDTLPHGGFGNLIALPLQKQPRNRENSVFLDEGFAPHPDQWMYLATITKIRRVQVEDLVRDAESRRQVVGVRLVPAEEDDVLPWTAPPARRQREPPIAGPLPEHLELVLGNQIYITKDALPPGLRNRLLRLAAFQNPEFYKAQAMRLPTYGRPRIIACAEDGPHHIGLPRGTWEDVGRLLSDLKIRAVIRDERNGGKPLGVSFLGVLHPEQKAAADAMAAHDMGVLSAATAFGKTVVAAWLIAQRGVNTLVLVHRRQLLEQWVERLAMFLGLPMKAIGRIGGGRNRPTGLLDVAIMQSLVHKGVADARLAEYGHVIVDECHHVSALSFEQVVRQARAKYVTGLSATVVRKDGHHPIVYMQCGPVRYRVDAKKQALTRPFAHVVYIRPTAFHSHHAASLELPSQFHELYAELIADGTRNRLICEDVIQAARDGRSPLVLTERTGHLDDLEERLSAEIRHLVVLRGGMGRKELGRCLARLAAIPEGEERVLLATGRFIGEGFDDARLDTLFLALPVSWRGTIAQYAGRLHRLHYGKREVRVYDYADLNVPMLARMFDRRCKGYESIGYALRLPASAVPGWPVEVPLPVDPEWKRDYAASVRRLIRDGVDAPLASLFHHAALPIPPDAEGAGRARSATEAFLYRRLQTLPETAGRFLLNAALPIPFSGSGHMEVDLLCPDLRLALELDGDQHLDDPEAYRRDRRKDALLQENGYFVLRFLAEDVGKRLDDVLDAILRLLTHQQRKQAH
- a CDS encoding tRNA-binding protein; translation: MPTAPVKPAISLETLNQVDIRVGKIEAVEDVPGSTRLVQLRVSFADHTRTIVAALKQERAHPKEIEGKQALFVVNLEPKKIHGVVSEGMLFDIGYADGIRPVLAIPEAPVPDGTRAG
- a CDS encoding tetratricopeptide repeat protein, giving the protein MRFRVFLRTVALSLTVSILVPFAPAQHGGQTGRGTTNNNGSNNTGNGSGRIGSDKNPDSQSQFQREPLLFISGSVVLDDGSPPPMGVVIERDCGGRTTREAHVSPNGSFGFQVGVDNRVLPDASESGPGTPWDPVASPSGPFSSSGWTPASWLAGCELRARLGGYRSSHVLLAVNQTMGMLDVGTIVLYPAERVPGTTISATNLAAPKEAKKALEKAEKAFQKKNFDETEKDVEAALKVYPGYATAWYELGRVYEQSHRVEEARTAFSKALAADKNYVNPIIELAQLAATEAKWQETADLTERALELDPVDFPEGYYLNSLANYTLSRLDAAEGSARKLERLDTLHRFPEAFLIMAGVFNQRKDSAGEADQLRNYLQYAPQSAIADKVRSRLKDLEKTAGVQQTTRKVPAQTR